A window from Engraulis encrasicolus isolate BLACKSEA-1 chromosome 11, IST_EnEncr_1.0, whole genome shotgun sequence encodes these proteins:
- the LOC134458539 gene encoding globoside alpha-1,3-N-acetylgalactosaminyltransferase 1-like isoform X2, with protein MAVQFRLFPDLLRLRQPASIRAAFWSNRASEQGPSHSHTPSHTSWGAPLVWGGSEASQRQRVEFSQRSFRVGLMVLAVGRYVHYLSRFLQSAEQHFLTGTPVNYYILTDNPNKLVPPPELGEGRDLRVVPVTEIPGWEHLARRRMDLLASTIDNQAQQEVDYVFCADVDQEFLNPVGTEILGKLVASLHPEYYDVPVPNLPYERSSESRACVLDEEGDHYYTSELYGGLCSEVLALTKVCSQLILQDRAMGVEAQRLEESYLNRYLVDKRPTRVLSPEYSWWDSPVAPKVPQKRVVSLGRQCASLRSHGKSSMFC; from the exons ATGGCAGTCCAGTTCAGACTGTTCCCAG ATCTGCTGAGATTGAGACAACCTGCGTCAATCAGAGCCGCCTTTTGGTCCAATCGTGCTTCGGAGCAAGGTCCCAGCCACTcacacaccccttcacacacaTCCTGGGGTGCCCCTCTGGTATGGGGAGGCAGTGAAGCATCTCAGCGCCAGAGAGTGGAGTTCTCCCAGCGCTCCTTCCGTGTGGGCCTGATGGTGCTGGCTGTAGGCCGCTACGTCCACTACCTGTCGCGCTTCCTTCAATCTGCAGAGCAGCACTTCCTGACAGGGACGCCTGTCAACTACTACATCCTAACGGACAACCCTAACAAGCTCGTCCCACCTCCAGAGCTGGGCGAGGGCCGCGACCTGCGAGTCGTTCCTGTGACGGAGATTCCCGGCTGGGAGCATTTGGCCCGTCGCCGTATGGACCTCCTGGCCTCCACCATCGACAACCAGGCCCAGCAAGAAGTGGACTATGTCTTCTGCGCTGACGTGGACCAGGAGTTTCTCAACCCAGTGGGCACAGAGATCCTCGGCAAGCTGGTGGCCTCGCTGCACCCGGAGTATTACGACGTGCCGGTTCCCAACCTCCCGTACGAGCGCAGCTCTGAGTCGAGGGCGTGCGTGCTGGATGAGGAGGGGGACCACTACTACACCTCAGAGCTGTACGGGGGCCTGTGCTCGGAGGTACTGGCCCTGACCAAGGTCTGCTCCCAGCTCATCCTCCAGGATCGTGCCATGGGTGTGGAGGCCCAGCGGCTGGAGGAGAGTTACCTGAACCGCTACCTGGTGGACAAGAGGCCCACCCGCGTGCTCTCGCCAGAGTACAGCTGGTGGGACTCCCCTGTGGCTCCCAAGGTGCCCCAGAAGAGGGTGGTGTCACTGGGGCGGCAGTGTGCCTCGCTCAGGAGCCATGGGAAGAGCTCCATgttctgctga
- the LOC134458539 gene encoding globoside alpha-1,3-N-acetylgalactosaminyltransferase 1-like isoform X1, producing MAVQFRLFPGLNRLTWRQLFLACVLLSGLLMYLLRLRQPASIRAAFWSNRASEQGPSHSHTPSHTSWGAPLVWGGSEASQRQRVEFSQRSFRVGLMVLAVGRYVHYLSRFLQSAEQHFLTGTPVNYYILTDNPNKLVPPPELGEGRDLRVVPVTEIPGWEHLARRRMDLLASTIDNQAQQEVDYVFCADVDQEFLNPVGTEILGKLVASLHPEYYDVPVPNLPYERSSESRACVLDEEGDHYYTSELYGGLCSEVLALTKVCSQLILQDRAMGVEAQRLEESYLNRYLVDKRPTRVLSPEYSWWDSPVAPKVPQKRVVSLGRQCASLRSHGKSSMFC from the exons ATGGCAGTCCAGTTCAGACTGTTCCCAG GACTGAACCGGCTGACCTGGAGACAGCTCTTCCTGGCCTGTGTGCTGCTCTCCGGGCTGCtcatgt ATCTGCTGAGATTGAGACAACCTGCGTCAATCAGAGCCGCCTTTTGGTCCAATCGTGCTTCGGAGCAAGGTCCCAGCCACTcacacaccccttcacacacaTCCTGGGGTGCCCCTCTGGTATGGGGAGGCAGTGAAGCATCTCAGCGCCAGAGAGTGGAGTTCTCCCAGCGCTCCTTCCGTGTGGGCCTGATGGTGCTGGCTGTAGGCCGCTACGTCCACTACCTGTCGCGCTTCCTTCAATCTGCAGAGCAGCACTTCCTGACAGGGACGCCTGTCAACTACTACATCCTAACGGACAACCCTAACAAGCTCGTCCCACCTCCAGAGCTGGGCGAGGGCCGCGACCTGCGAGTCGTTCCTGTGACGGAGATTCCCGGCTGGGAGCATTTGGCCCGTCGCCGTATGGACCTCCTGGCCTCCACCATCGACAACCAGGCCCAGCAAGAAGTGGACTATGTCTTCTGCGCTGACGTGGACCAGGAGTTTCTCAACCCAGTGGGCACAGAGATCCTCGGCAAGCTGGTGGCCTCGCTGCACCCGGAGTATTACGACGTGCCGGTTCCCAACCTCCCGTACGAGCGCAGCTCTGAGTCGAGGGCGTGCGTGCTGGATGAGGAGGGGGACCACTACTACACCTCAGAGCTGTACGGGGGCCTGTGCTCGGAGGTACTGGCCCTGACCAAGGTCTGCTCCCAGCTCATCCTCCAGGATCGTGCCATGGGTGTGGAGGCCCAGCGGCTGGAGGAGAGTTACCTGAACCGCTACCTGGTGGACAAGAGGCCCACCCGCGTGCTCTCGCCAGAGTACAGCTGGTGGGACTCCCCTGTGGCTCCCAAGGTGCCCCAGAAGAGGGTGGTGTCACTGGGGCGGCAGTGTGCCTCGCTCAGGAGCCATGGGAAGAGCTCCATgttctgctga